The proteins below are encoded in one region of Penicillium psychrofluorescens genome assembly, chromosome: 4:
- a CDS encoding uncharacterized protein (ID:PFLUO_005821-T1.cds;~source:funannotate) — translation MAETSTTAPSAWRIPKACQECRKRKIRCNGLSPCKTCQLRSTPCLYRDFIRQRKKRNDAKSQQHVETSEREPRSRPVSPSLPQSGQSSTLMHDFPNSVSATHMASPSCQIQLYYGPTSHFSLMQHIYRGLVSNHPTQLPAPSGQVEEAGAGLDLFSFRRIFFGTPDTHEAGRGPNAGEVSLTFLPYELAKLFLSRHLSTLYHLMPYRPKIDFEHVLDQLYNPSPSIHPDTLTQAIILLALACGSLGTEYYAWGDVLFERVKASVAAFDDVVNHQMIQISLLMISSAYGNVSPALH, via the coding sequence ATGGCTGAGACTTCCACGACAGCCCCATCGGCCTGGCGAATCCCGAAAGCGTGTCAGGAATGCCGCAAGCGCAAGATCCGCTGCAACGGCCTCAGTCCCTGCAAGACGTGTCAATTGCGTAGCACTCCGTGTTTATATCGCGATTTCATTCGGCAACgcaagaagaggaatgaTGCCAAATCCCAGCAGCATGTCGAGACCAGTGAGAGAGAGCCCCGCTCACGACCTGTCTCGCCCAGCTTGCCCCAGTCTGGGCAAAGCTCGACCCTCATGCACGATTTTCCCAATAGTGTGTCAGCAACACACATGGCATCGCCTTCGTGCCAGATTCAGCTGTACTATGGCCCAACATCGCATTTCTCCTTGATGCAGCATATTTATCGAGGCCTGGTCTCTAATCATCCAACGCAGCTTCCAGCTCCCTCCGGCCAGGTCGAGGAAGCTGGAGCCGGCCTGGACCTCTTCAGTTTCCGTCGTATATTCTTCGGCACCCCGGATACTCATGAGGCGGGGAGGGGACCCAACGCTGGGGAGGTTTCCTTGACCTTCCTCCCATATGAGCTGGCCAAGTTATTTCTCTCCCGTCATTTGTCAACTCTCTACCACCTCATGCCATATCGTCCCAAGATTGACTTCGAGCATGTCTTGGATCAACTCTACAATCCTTCCCCGTCCATTCATCCAGACACACTCACCCAGGCTATTATCTTGCTAGCACTGGCATGTGGGTCTCTTGGCACGGAGTACTATGCTTGGGGCGACGTACTTTTTGAACGAGTAAAGGCTTCAGTGGCCGCCTTCGATGATGTGGTCAACCATCAGATGATCCAAATATCATTGCTTATGATAAGTTCTGCCTATGGGAAC